A window of uncultured Litoreibacter sp. contains these coding sequences:
- a CDS encoding GFA family protein yields MARAARCYCGTATLAFTAEPVQTIYCHCEDCRRWTGAAAPVFAAFADDAVSGLSELGQGRSFAEGVNRWNCTDCGSPLLGRFDYVPGQSWVPLGVIEDASGLEPTFHCFADRRHAWVPDGGLPGSSGTGRDTLNAAKDG; encoded by the coding sequence ATGGCACGCGCTGCCCGGTGCTATTGCGGCACGGCCACGCTGGCCTTCACCGCTGAGCCCGTACAAACCATCTATTGCCATTGCGAGGATTGCCGTCGCTGGACCGGCGCTGCGGCGCCCGTGTTTGCGGCCTTCGCCGATGACGCAGTGTCGGGGTTGTCCGAATTGGGGCAAGGTCGCTCATTCGCTGAAGGCGTCAACCGCTGGAACTGCACAGATTGCGGCTCGCCCCTACTGGGGCGGTTTGACTATGTGCCGGGCCAATCCTGGGTGCCTCTGGGCGTGATTGAGGACGCATCGGGGCTGGAGCCCACATTCCATTGCTTCGCCGACCGCAGGCATGCGTGGGTCCCGGATGGCGGGCTTCCCGGCTCATCAGGGACCGGGCGCGATACGTTGAATGCTGCCAAAGATGGCTGA
- the tsaB gene encoding tRNA (adenosine(37)-N6)-threonylcarbamoyltransferase complex dimerization subunit type 1 TsaB, with translation MADRVILGFDTSGPYCSTAVFAGGDVIAARSEDMVKGQAEALMPFIEGTLADAGLSYGDLTQIGVGVGPGNYTGIRVAVSAARGLSLSLGIPATGVTLFDALTVAAPLPILATLQASRNDVYVSEIHHNWRSEPQQMAVEDIATPKAGNCVCIGHRSHDVAGHLGLTAQRATYAPASAIVRYVAAKKDIPEERPTPYYLRPADAAPPRDPAPVILD, from the coding sequence ATGGCTGATCGCGTGATCCTTGGGTTTGACACGTCGGGCCCCTATTGCAGCACCGCGGTGTTTGCAGGCGGCGACGTGATCGCCGCACGCAGCGAAGACATGGTGAAGGGGCAGGCCGAGGCCTTGATGCCCTTCATCGAAGGAACGCTTGCGGATGCTGGCCTGTCCTATGGCGACCTTACGCAAATTGGTGTCGGCGTCGGCCCCGGGAATTATACGGGCATTCGCGTCGCGGTCTCCGCCGCGCGCGGCTTGAGCCTGTCGCTGGGCATTCCTGCGACCGGCGTCACCCTGTTTGATGCGCTCACCGTCGCTGCCCCCCTTCCCATCCTTGCGACGCTGCAAGCGTCACGCAACGATGTCTATGTCAGCGAAATCCACCACAACTGGCGGTCCGAGCCGCAACAAATGGCCGTTGAGGACATTGCAACGCCCAAGGCTGGTAACTGCGTGTGCATCGGGCACCGGTCGCATGATGTGGCCGGTCATCTTGGGCTCACCGCACAAAGGGCAACCTATGCTCCCGCCTCGGCGATTGTGCGCTACGTGGCCGCGAAGAAGGATATCCCGGAAGAGCGCCCAACGCCCTATTACCTGCGCCCTGCCGATGCCGCGCCGCCGCGCGACCCGGCCCCGGTGATACTGGATTGA